The following proteins come from a genomic window of Stigmatella erecta:
- a CDS encoding FAD binding domain-containing protein: MHYAEPATVEEGVELLASTANARCLAGGATLVAMMNAGHLAPALLISLHRMEELSTVTETPEGLWLGAMLTHRALAAEPRLSGAMEVIRSAASQLAHPAIRNMGTLGGSLCLADPSTELPVALTAASAQAEIAGPAGRRVIPVESLLVDRFQTSLRRGELVTRIWVPRGLPGAAGHHLRFSRVASDYPTVSISLVLALDGETCRQARVAVGSCGPVPLHVDAAGQRLVGTALDAQALAEAGHLLARAATPRDDVRGTAEYRRMLIPRLLGRAVAQARERLQERIHV; this comes from the coding sequence ATGCACTACGCAGAGCCGGCAACCGTGGAGGAAGGGGTCGAACTCCTGGCCTCCACGGCGAACGCCCGGTGTCTCGCAGGGGGCGCCACCCTGGTGGCGATGATGAATGCAGGCCACCTCGCGCCAGCGCTGTTGATCAGCCTGCACCGGATGGAGGAGCTGTCCACCGTCACGGAAACGCCGGAAGGGCTCTGGCTGGGGGCCATGCTCACCCACCGGGCCCTGGCGGCCGAGCCCCGCTTGAGCGGGGCCATGGAGGTCATCCGCAGCGCCGCGAGTCAGCTCGCCCACCCGGCCATCCGCAACATGGGCACCCTGGGAGGCTCTCTGTGTCTGGCGGATCCCAGCACGGAGTTGCCCGTGGCGCTGACCGCCGCCTCCGCCCAGGCCGAGATCGCAGGCCCAGCAGGACGGCGCGTCATTCCCGTCGAGTCACTGCTCGTGGATCGCTTCCAGACATCCTTGCGCCGGGGCGAGCTCGTCACCCGGATCTGGGTGCCCCGAGGACTCCCGGGGGCTGCCGGCCACCACCTCCGCTTCAGCCGGGTGGCCAGCGATTACCCCACGGTGTCCATCTCCCTGGTGCTCGCGCTGGACGGGGAAACGTGCCGCCAGGCCCGCGTGGCCGTGGGCTCCTGCGGCCCCGTGCCACTCCACGTGGATGCCGCCGGCCAGCGCCTCGTGGGCACGGCCCTCGACGCCCAGGCGCTGGCCGAGGCGGGACACCTCCTCGCACGTGCCGCCACGCCCCGTGACGATGTCCGCGGCACGGCGGAGTACCGCCGCATGCTGATTCCCCGCCTGCTGGGCCGCGCCGTGGCCCAGGCCCGGGAGCGTCTCCAGGAGCGCATCCATGTCTGA
- a CDS encoding (2Fe-2S)-binding protein produces the protein MSDRISFSLQVNGETHGLSVVPERTLLEVLREDLRATGTRRGCDQGSCGACMVLVDGEPRLSCLSLAVTLRGRAITTIEGVETGGTLHPVQRALVQHGAVQCGFCMSGIVVTAKALLDHNPAPTPEEIRQALGSNVCRCSGYAKVIEAIASLSAAPGPATSQERPHE, from the coding sequence ATGTCTGACAGGATTTCCTTCTCACTCCAGGTCAATGGCGAGACACACGGCCTCTCAGTGGTTCCTGAACGGACCCTGCTGGAGGTGCTGCGCGAGGATCTCCGCGCGACCGGGACCCGGCGCGGCTGCGATCAGGGCAGCTGCGGGGCCTGCATGGTGCTCGTGGACGGCGAGCCCCGGCTCTCGTGTCTGTCCCTGGCCGTGACCCTGCGCGGACGGGCCATCACCACCATTGAAGGGGTGGAGACAGGGGGGACGCTGCACCCGGTCCAGCGGGCCCTTGTCCAGCATGGCGCGGTGCAATGTGGATTCTGCATGTCCGGCATCGTCGTGACGGCCAAGGCCCTGCTCGACCACAACCCGGCCCCCACGCCCGAGGAGATCCGCCAGGCGCTCGGCAGCAACGTCTGCCGCTGCTCGGGGTACGCCAAGGTCATCGAGGCCATTGCTTCGCTGAGCGCTGCCCCCGGTCCGGCCACCTCCCAGGAGCGCCCTCATGAGTGA